The Pseudomonas baetica genome includes a region encoding these proteins:
- a CDS encoding carboxymuconolactone decarboxylase family protein produces MSRINAISLESAPDTTRPVLEGVKKKIGFLPNVFSTLAKAPVALETYLQASTILGKTSLSAKEKEAVYLATSQVNGCDYCLSAHTFFASKAGLSAQDIVAARQGELNAYATLAQQITQSRGHLSDEQIAVARAAGIDDSKIIEVIALVAVQSLTNYLNNAALTDIDFPAI; encoded by the coding sequence ATGAGCCGCATCAACGCTATCAGCCTCGAATCCGCCCCCGACACCACCCGCCCAGTGCTGGAAGGCGTGAAGAAGAAAATCGGTTTTCTGCCCAACGTGTTCAGCACACTGGCCAAGGCACCGGTAGCCCTCGAAACCTACCTGCAAGCTTCGACGATCCTCGGCAAAACTTCGCTGAGCGCCAAGGAGAAAGAAGCGGTTTACCTCGCCACGTCACAGGTCAACGGTTGCGATTATTGCCTGTCGGCCCATACCTTCTTTGCGAGTAAGGCCGGGCTGTCGGCGCAGGACATCGTCGCTGCGCGTCAGGGCGAACTTAACGCCTACGCCACCCTCGCCCAGCAAATCACGCAAAGTCGTGGTCACTTGAGCGACGAGCAGATCGCAGTCGCCCGCGCTGCCGGGATCGATGACAGCAAGATCATTGAAGTGATTGCGCTGGTGGCGGTGCAGTCGCTGACCAACTATCTGAACAATGCGGCGCTGACCGATATTGATTTCCCGGCGATCTGA
- a CDS encoding AraC family transcriptional regulator, whose translation MDRLSTLLSHFAVHAGTFHSGDFCGVSAHEGEPTGHVHLLQAGELLLKPGNEREVRLNEPSLIFFPRPFPHRMSADESMDTQLVCATLTFDGGSGNALAAALPDCLVLKLSEIPELGATLEWLFTEAFEGHCGRVAVMDRLFELLVILLLRHLISSRDQQPGMIAGLADPRLSRALNVMHEQPAKPWSVAELATAANLSRAGFAEQFRRVVGQPPADYLLSWRISLAQKRLREGRPMALIAQEVGYESPSALARAFRRKTGLSPREWKTGV comes from the coding sequence ATGGATCGCCTTTCCACGTTGCTCAGCCATTTCGCTGTCCATGCCGGCACGTTTCACAGCGGCGATTTTTGCGGCGTCAGCGCTCATGAGGGCGAGCCGACTGGGCATGTCCATCTGTTGCAGGCCGGCGAGTTGTTGCTCAAGCCGGGCAACGAGCGCGAGGTCAGGCTCAACGAACCATCGCTGATCTTTTTCCCCCGACCGTTTCCCCATCGCATGTCGGCCGACGAGTCCATGGACACCCAACTGGTCTGCGCAACGCTGACGTTTGACGGTGGCTCAGGCAATGCCTTGGCGGCGGCTCTGCCGGACTGTCTGGTGCTCAAACTCAGCGAGATACCCGAGTTGGGCGCTACCCTGGAATGGTTGTTCACGGAAGCTTTCGAAGGTCATTGCGGGCGCGTGGCGGTGATGGATCGGCTGTTCGAGTTGCTGGTGATTCTGCTGTTACGTCATCTCATCAGCAGCCGCGATCAACAACCGGGAATGATCGCCGGGCTGGCCGATCCGCGCCTGTCCCGCGCCTTGAACGTGATGCATGAACAACCGGCCAAGCCATGGAGCGTGGCCGAATTGGCGACGGCAGCCAATCTGTCTCGCGCCGGATTTGCCGAGCAGTTTCGTCGCGTCGTCGGCCAGCCCCCGGCGGACTATCTGCTGAGCTGGCGCATCAGCCTCGCGCAGAAACGTCTGCGCGAGGGCCGGCCAATGGCGCTGATCGCGCAAGAGGTCGGTTATGAAAGTCCTTCGGCACTGGCCCGAGCGTTTCGCCGCAAGACCGGGCTCAGCCCGCGGGAGTGGAAGACCGGCGTCTGA
- a CDS encoding DMT family transporter, which yields MERTSNVSNPALEKTSGWINGFIGVVFFSGSLPATRLAVLEFDPVFLTVARAAIAGVLAVALLWLFRERRPARDQWFSLFIVALGVVLGFPLLTALALQHVTSAHSIVFVGLLPLATALFGVLRGGERPRPVFWFFSILGSALVVGFALSQGLSASPTGDLLMLASILVCGLGYAEGAKLSRTLGGWQVICWALVLSLPPMAVASLWLAPPSFSGISVSAWVCLGYVSLFSMLIAFVFWYRGLAQGGIAAVGQLQLLQPFFGLALAATLLHEQVSIGMLAVTLGVILCVAGAKKFAR from the coding sequence ATGGAACGGACTTCAAACGTGAGCAACCCGGCACTGGAAAAAACCAGCGGCTGGATCAATGGCTTTATTGGCGTGGTGTTCTTCAGCGGCTCGCTGCCGGCTACGCGCCTGGCAGTGCTGGAGTTCGACCCGGTGTTTCTCACCGTCGCGCGCGCCGCCATTGCCGGCGTCCTGGCCGTTGCCCTGTTGTGGTTGTTCCGTGAGCGGCGACCGGCCAGAGATCAGTGGTTTTCATTGTTCATTGTGGCATTGGGCGTCGTGCTCGGCTTCCCGCTGCTGACGGCGCTGGCTTTGCAGCACGTGACATCGGCACATTCGATCGTCTTTGTCGGCTTGCTGCCATTGGCCACTGCGCTGTTTGGCGTCTTGCGCGGTGGCGAGCGTCCGCGCCCGGTATTCTGGTTCTTCTCGATCCTGGGCAGTGCGCTGGTGGTCGGGTTTGCCTTGTCGCAGGGATTGTCCGCCTCGCCTACCGGTGACCTGTTGATGCTGGCTTCGATTCTGGTGTGTGGTCTGGGTTATGCCGAAGGCGCAAAACTGTCGCGCACCCTCGGTGGCTGGCAGGTGATCTGTTGGGCGCTGGTACTGTCGCTGCCGCCGATGGCAGTCGCAAGCCTGTGGCTGGCCCCACCGTCGTTCAGCGGTATCAGCGTGTCGGCGTGGGTCTGTCTGGGCTACGTTTCGCTGTTCAGCATGCTGATCGCGTTCGTGTTCTGGTATCGCGGCCTGGCCCAGGGCGGGATTGCGGCAGTCGGTCAACTGCAATTGCTGCAGCCGTTTTTCGGCCTGGCGCTGGCTGCGACGTTGCTGCATGAACAGGTCAGTATCGGCATGCTGGCGGTAACGCTTGGGGTCATTCTGTGTGTAGCCGGGGCGAAGAAATTTGCCCGTTAA